From Fundulus heteroclitus isolate FHET01 chromosome 14, MU-UCD_Fhet_4.1, whole genome shotgun sequence, the proteins below share one genomic window:
- the LOC118565863 gene encoding E3 ubiquitin-protein ligase TRIM47-like: MSSEKRKRKKQKQRKLCLGCWKDTVLSCVLIDTRSCNLMSKAPGCCICLDDFLSPASLPCGHCFCLGCIGEYWRLSESYRCPLCTAVFPVRPQLETIRTPQTENEAAPLKAGEVPCDFCPAQRPAVRSCQVCLASYCAAHLEPHYQREDLGRHLLVSVAKNLEDSMCGLHGKKLERFCTSDRTCICNMCTKTEHRGHHIVSLSNEAAKNKNKLKRIRTKLQQRIQDKLAEKQKLAADLHGELSADLWAQTKKKQLEEEIRELQERNAELEQLSQEEDNLQFLQRFLHLRR; this comes from the exons gttgtgtgCTGATTGATACGCGGAGCTGCAACCTGATGTCAAAGGCTCCTGGGTGCTGCATCTGCCTGGATGACTTCCTCAGCCCGGCTTCCCTCCCCTGTGGACACTGCTTCTGCCTGGGGTGCATAGGCGAATACTGGAGGCTCAGCGAGAGCTACCGGTGCCCCCTCTGCACGGCCGTCTTCCCTGTAAGGCCGCAGCTGGAGACCATACGAACGCCACAAACTGAGAATGAAGCCGCACCTCTAAAAGCAGGAGAGGTCCCGTGTGACTTCTGCCCAGCACAGAGGCCTGCGGTCCGGTCGTGCCAGGTGTGCCTGGCCTCCTACTGCGCCGCTCATCTGGAGCCGCATTATCAGAGGGAGGATCTTGGACGCCATCTGCTGGTCAGCGTGGCAAAGAACCTGGAGGACTCTATGTGCGGGCTGCATGGCAAGAAGCTGGAAAGGTTCTGCACGAGTGACAGAACGTGCATCTGCAACATGTGCACCAAGACAGAGCACAGGGGGCACCACATTGTGTCTCTCAGCAATGAAGCTGCAAAGAACAAG AATAAACTAAAGCGAATACGGACTAAACTTCAGCAGAGAATTCAGGATAAGCTGGCTGAGAAACAGAAGCTAGCTGCAGACCTCCATGGAGAGCTCTCAGCAGACCTTTGGGCACAAACTAAGAAGAAACAGCTGGAAGAAGAGATCAGAGAGTTACAGGAGAGAAACGCGGAGCTGGAGCAGCTCTCTCAGGAAGAAGACAACCTACAGTTCCTGCAG cGATTCCTACACTTGCGTCGGTGA